DNA from Arthrobacter sp. PvP023:
CGCTACAGCCAGCCGACGAGGGCCGGCCAGGCTTAGGGCGCGTTACTCCTTAGACTGCGCCGATCAGTCTCAGCCAGCCCGGGCCCAGACGGTTGTATGGGCTGGCGTGCCGCAGGTGCGAGGTGTGGTGGTCCTGGCACGCGCATCCTGAAATAGTAGTGCCGGATTGAGTGCCAGCAGCTATTACTCAAGCGCAAAGGTCTAGGTGCAGCTATCGCTTTGGCTTCCCCGCATTCCGAGTTTCCGCAGCCCGTGTTGAAGGTCCCGTAGTCTCCGGGCAGAACCGCGTGGGTGGATCACGATCGTAGTTCTGAGTGCTCAGCGCACCTGACGCTGACCACCGCGGTGCCATTGCTGCCTTCGGACGATCCGTAGGAGGTGACATGGTTCGTGGTGACGCCGCATTTGGCACAGAAAATCTTGTGCTGTTTAGTAGCCATAGCCAGATCATAAGCAGTCGCAGGTTTCGCCTGGGTTACCGCAACGGAACAAAAGGTGTGGAGCAATATCAGAGGAACAAAAATCAGAGCAACAACTGGACGCCCCGTCACCACGAGCCACCTCGACTGGAGAATGTTGGTGACGGCGTCGGGAGCGGCGCCACTTCCAGCCGTAGCGCTCGAACGGACCGACAAGGCGCCAGAACCCCGCCTACCATAATGAGCGAGATGCACAGCCAGGTCGGCGTATGCGCGCCACTCTGTCACATAGCCGTGCCCACCTACGGGTTCGATGCGCTGACAGACCGGGCCGTCGCGGTGGCTGCTCTACAGGGTCCTGGCGCGATTCACCGCTCCACCGGAAACTGCTGCTTGGCAGGACGACCTGGCGGCGTTCGCGCGCCATCACCGTCAGATGCTGCACGTTCACCCGTGGGCCGTCACCCCGCTGACCGGCCACTCCTATCCGGGAGCGAACGCGCTGCCCATCGGCGAAGCCGCACTGCGCATCCTGCAGCAGGCAGGCATCACGGGGGACGCCGCCGTCGCCGCCTTCAGCGGAATCGTGGCACTGAACTACGGCTGGTCCTCCTTCGTTCTGGCCCGCGAGGCAGCCGACGCCGCCAGCGGCGGGGGAGCGGTGCAGCTGGCGCCGCCGCCGCCGGAGTTTCCGCTCACCGCGGAGGCGGCCGGCCCCATGAACCGCTACGGGAGTGAAGACCACTACGAGTGGACGCTGAAACAGCTGCTCGCCGGGATCGAAGCCGACAGTCGGCGTTAGCCGTCGCCCTGCGCCCTGCGCCCGGGGCTCGGACCGGGCGGACATCCAGCGTGACAGCCACGATGCCGGCAGGAGCAGCAGCCACAGCAGCGGCGTGTACGCGTTCAGGAAGAACGCGGCCGGAATGCTGAGCAGGAAGACCACCGGCACAGCCATGCGGGCGCTAAACACCCGCCGGTGCACATGCGCGGCCATCCCAGGATCCATGAGCTTCGCATGCCGGGGGTAACTCCAGATCACGGCCATCAGCAGGTGGATCGCGGCGATGTTGGCGGCGTGCAGAATGCTGGGCCATGGCGTGGGGTCGTCCCCGTATTCGCTGAGGACCGAGCTGGGCGTCGGGAGCATGGCGATGAAGAACAGCAGGGCCAGGTTCAGCCATGCCAGCAGCGGATTGAAATGGCGGATCAGCGCGAAATCCGAATGGTGGGACAGCCACGTCTTGGCGATGATCACAAACGACAACGCATAGGCGAAAGCTCGGGGAGGGCGTCAATCAGGGCGCCCTCCAGCTGTGCCGCCGCGATGCCCTCGGGCAGCTTCAGGTCAAGTGCCAGCAGGGTCAGGGCGATGGCAAAGACGGCGTCACTGAAAAAACACCGTCCGCTCCAGGGACGTTCCGGATTCCATGCGGCACCTTCGCTTCCTCGGCCGGGCAACTCAAGTACGGCACAGGTTACTCGCCTGCGCCGGACAAGGCGATGACCGCTGTTTTGGTCCGCCGCCGCGTGCCTTTCATCAGGCTTCCACCAGCAAGGCGTGGCTAGAATCGAGGCCTACGATCGCCGGAACGCATGAATACGGAGAAAAGAATGTCGCGATGGATGGAGGTCGGCCAGGGCAACCACGTGCTGACCACCGAAGGCTCGAAGCTCAATACCGGACTCATAATCGGCGCCGAACGCGCCATGGTCGGTGATCGACACCGGCTGCGGACCACGGCAGGGCCGGGAGATCCTGGCCGCCGTCCGTGAAAAGACCCAGCTGCCGCTGGTGGTGGTGAATACCCATGCCCATTACGACCACTTCTTCGGCAACGCCGTCTTCGCTTCCGACGGCGTCACGGAGTTCTACGCCCACGAGAACTGCGCACGCGAAATTGAGGAGAACGGGGACCGGCAGCGCCGCATGGTCGCCACTCTCGAGCCCGAAATGGCCGCAGGCGAAGGCGCCGACGCCGAACTGGTGGTCCCCAACGCCATCGTTAAGGACCAGCCCGTCCTGGTGGACCTCGGCGGCCAGACCGTCACCCTCTTCTACCTGGGGCGCGGCCACACCGACGGCGACCTGCTGGTGGGCACCTCCACGGCTCTCTAGTCCGGCCTCCGGCGTTACAGCGGCAGCTACTGCGTCGAGTCCGTCGCCCCGCAGACTGTGCTTTGAGCCTCCAGGGATCACGGTCCCGGCCAAACCCCGCGACCTGTTCATGGGCACTTGCATACCGCCGGCTGACCGCCGTCGTACGCGACGGCAAGGCGACGCCGTTCGAACTGGGCAGCGGAACGTTCACGCTCAATAACTACGGGGTCTTAGGCGTGGACGGCTCCGCCGCGATCATCAACCACCCGGAAGTGGGCATTCTGGGCGTCGGCCGGATCATCGACAAGCCCTGGGTGGTCAACGGCGAGCTGACGGTCCGCAAAGTCACCGAGCTGACCCTCACCTTCGACCACCGAGTGTGCGACGGAGGAACGGCCGGCGGGTTCCTGCGTTATGTGGCTGACGCGATTGAGAATCCGGGAGCCGTGCTGGCTGACATGTGAGACATTCTAGGACGCTGGAAAGATGGCCCGGACCCCTCTGATTAGGGATGCCTAGATCTGGCGCGGACTTAACCGGTCTTATGTAACCGGGACGCCATTCGGCGACGGCGCGGTGAGCGCATTGACGCCAGCCTTGTCGACGGGCTCGCCAAGCGCGAGTTCCTGGTTGCCTCTCAGCGGTACCCATCCAGCAAGCTGGGGTCTAAGCGCTGCCCGCGCCCTCCCATAGGTTTCAGGGTTCGATGCGGCTATAACCGCTAGTGCAACGCTTCCCAGTACGAGAGTCGTGACGCCGAAAGTGCCCCTAACCTGTCGCGAATCCGCACGGCGGACCGTCATATATTTGCTATGGCACGGCCATATGCCTGTCTCGCCCGCGTACCTAGCCACGAACACTTCGGCGGCGGGGACGGCATCAGGCCCTTCTGCACAAGTTCGCAGCTGCTCGGCGGTCACAGTCCTGGTGCTTTGGTCCACCAGTTGGTACATGAACGAGGACTTCATGGCCCAATGGCCCAGCACCCTGACGTCCGATTTCTCAACCGCGGACGCATCGCCAGCCATCAACTCCTTGAGCGGCGGGCGGACTCGTTCTTCCAGCCGGCTCATCCAGCCTCCGTTGCACCGCCGACACACCGCCTTCACCGTTATGGACTGGAGCGTTGGCGTGCCAAACCGTGGGATTTCTACTAGGGCAGTGTCCGGTCCGACGAAGCTCATACGAGGCTGGTACCTCGGACTCGTATCCCATGACTCAACGTATTCGGAAAACTGGGGGAGTCTTGTCAGCCACAGCGGTATGGCATGTTCTCGGGTAACGGGCTGACCATCGCAGAAGACGCAGCGCCGCTTACCGAGCTTGGACATGGAGACCCCCAGAATTAGATCAAGCCGAGTGGTCGACCTGTCCGACTCTAGCTGGCACAAACGAACACTGCGATGTTAACAGGGCCCGTGCCGGCCCCTGTTGCCTGACGGGTAGAATCGGGGCAGGTCTTAAACATGGGGGAAGAATTTGACGTCGATCGACACTGAACCGCGCCTTGCTCGGCTGGATTCGCTAACCGGTCTTCGGTTTTTCGCCGCATTTGTCGTTCTTCTCAGGCATACCGTGCCAGAGATTTTCCCTCTGCCAGGGTTGTCCGAGCTCAGTGCCATCGGCCCTATAGGGGTGGGCTTCTTCTTTGTGCTGTCAGGGTTCATTCTGACTTGGAACTGGAATCCTGCGACGGGTCGCGGAGTCTTTTACGGTCGCCGGGCAGCCCGCATTCTGCCGCTCCACGCGCTCACTACTGTAGTAGCCGCAGCACTTCTGATCATGGCAGATACCCCGTTGTGGGCAAGTACTATCCTGTCCCTCTTCTTGCTGCAGGCGTGGTTCACGGAGGGCTACCGCCTCGGGGGCAATAGCCCAAGCTGGTCGCTCTCAGTAGAGGCTTTTTTTATGTCTTGTTCCCCTTTGTAGTGAAGCCACTTACGCGGCTCACCATAAGAAAAAGCTGGATAATCATCGCATCGGCTGGAATGCTAATGGTTCTCTGGCACGGGGCATATGTGTTAGCCGGCAGAGCGGATGTCCCCTTCCTTTCCGCCTTCAGCGGGTACACGAACCCGGTTTACCGTTTGGGCGAATTCGTCATCGGAGTGGCACTGGCCAACGCGATGCGACAGGGCTGGCGCCCTCGGCTGTCAGTCTCGACTGCTGCATTGGTGGCCCTGTTCGGGTATGTCGCCTTGGCAGCGCTGAACGCTTTCGTCGAGCAGCTCACCGCGTCGGGCCTGCCACTTAGCGTGCTGGACCTTCTCTACCTGCCGCTAACAATCATGCTCGTCGCCTGCGCCGCCGATTCGGACCTGCACGGGCATAAGTCAATCTTCCGCAAGCCGGCATTCATCCGGCTCGGGGAATGGTCCTTCGCTCTCTACCTCGTTCAGGCGATTGTCATCACCGTCGCAGTCAGAGTGTTCCCATTCGGGACGGTCACTTGGCAAAGTGCCGTCGTGGCAACAGGCGTCATAGCTTTCTCGGTGGCGTTATCGGGCGCCCTGTTCCACTGGTTTGAAAAGCCCGTGGAACGCTGGCTGAAGTCTAAGTTGCCTGCACCTAAGACATCCGGCCGACGCGTGTTTGCGAAGCGCTAGGTTCGCACCAAGGCGCCCCCAACTCGTTTAGCTAGGGGCGCCGTCAGTTGTTCATGAACCCGATGCGTCAGGCCTATACCCCGACTAGGGCTTGATGTTCGGGTTGGCGACCAGGTAGGTCTTGATGACTGCATAGATGCCAGCGTGGCCTGCGTTGGATGGGCGGACGCGGGAGCCCGGCGTGTCGCTTCCTGCGTAGTTGCTCGCCACTGTCCGGTCAAAGGCGGTTCCAAGGTTGCAGTAGACCACACGGGGGTCATTGGCTTCCGTCACTGCCTGTGACGCGGCCGTGCGGAGCGCTACGAGGGCCGTCTCTGTGGTGTTGTTCTCCGCCGGGGTTGCCCCGTAAACGATCATCTTCGCGGCTGGGTAGCGTGCCTGCTTCCACGCGATCATGTTCTTGACGTTCGTTTTGTATGTCGCCACAGGGACGGCCTGCCCTGCGTCGTTCATGCCGAGGCTGTAGCCGATCACGTCTGCCTGCGGGAAGTCGTAGGCGCCGAGGAGTCGGCGGGACTCGTGCATGACTGACGTGGAGCCGGATACGGACTTGTTGATCATGCGGACCCAGATGCCCTTGTCCTTCCAGTATGCGAGTGTCAGCCAGTCGTACTCGAAGGATTTTGCGGTGACGCCAGTTCCGGCTGCAGTGATTGAGTCGCCGATATGCAGGTACACCTTATCGGCGGAGTAATCGAAGTCATCAGCGATGCTCCAGCCGGAAACGTACGCAAAGAGGTTGACGCCGGTCAGTGAACCGCCGTCGTAGATTTCCCGAATCCGCACCGAGCCGGTTGATCCACCACTGGGACCGGTGACCGCGGGACGAATGATCGCGTTGACGGGGATGATGACGGGCGTGCCCGGCGTTACCTGCACCGTCCAGGTTTGCTGATCATTACCGCCGATACCTGTTTCGTACAGTGGTATCTGCAGGCGGGCGGAACGGTTGCACGTGACGGTGACGGTATCTACAACAAAGGCGCGTGTCACGCCTGGCGATGTGAAACCGGCCGACACCGAACCGTCGGTCGTGTAGGTGGCGTTTACTGTGGAGCTACCACCGGAAAAGGGTGTTCCTTCGGTGTTGCACGTTTCGCGTAGTGGCATAAGCGCGTTGTACTTCTGGCGCTGGGTCCGTGCGGGCTGGTCAAGAACTCCCATTTAGCTCACCACAATCTGAGTTACGTTGATCGCCGCGCCGGTTGAGTCGCGGGTAATGGCCGGTTGTGTGTAGGTCTCTGTGACGGGCGAACCGTGCGTGATGGTGTAGGAATCCACGGCTCCGGGGAAGGCTGCCGAGTATGTGGGGGTGTACGTTCCTGGTTGCCCGTCTGGCCATTCCACGTCGGCAGAGGTCACCAGTCCGTCCGCCCTAGTCACCGCCCCGGCGATTAACAGTTCAGGGTTCTTGGCGAGTTGGACATATCTGGCATAAGTGGCAGAAAGTTCCACGTATACGGTCAAGTTTCGGTCTCCCCCCACCACGACACGTTCCGATGACCAGACGCCGCGGGAAGACTCGCTCTAGATGGACTCGGCCATGACTTTGGTGACATCAGTGTTGAAGTGAGGAGGACCTCCGGGGCTTAGTGGAGGTGACTGACATCTTCACGGCCACGGAGGTCCTCATGTCCCACGCTAATGCCCGTCTGACCGTTCATGGGAGATTTCTTCTTGTTGAAAGGGTGATCCGGGATCATCGGCCTGTTGCCCACGTGGCGAAGGAATTGGGTGTTTCCCGGCAGTGCGCCCACCGCTGGGTGAAGCGGTTCCGGGCCGAGGCTGAGGCCGGTCTTCTCGACAGGTCCAGCCGCCCTCACCGGACCCCGTCAAGGACCAGCGCCGAGCGGGAGGACGCTGTCATCGCGGCCAGGGCGGAGATACGGTGCGAGCTGGCGCGGTTGAGCCGTGCCACCGGTGTCCCCGAACGAACGATCTCGCGGATCCTCGCCCGACGGGGCTTGCCGCTTCTGGCTGCCTGCGACCCCGTGACCGGGGCCGTCATCCGGGCCAGCCGGTCAACGGCGGTCCGTTACGAACGCGACTACCCGGGAGAACTGATCCATGTGGACGTCAAGAAACTCGGACGGATCCCGGACGGCGGGGGCTGGCGCGCCCATGGCCGTTCAGAGAAGGTCCGCGGGCGCGGCATTGCATTCGACTACATCCACGCCGCCATCGATGACCGCAGCCGCCTGGCCTACGCCGAAATCCACCCGGACGAGAGAGGGGCGACCGCTGCCGGCTTCCTTCTCCGAGCCGCCGCGTACTTCAAAGCGCGCGGCATCAGGAGAATCGAACGCATCATCACCGACAACGCCTTCGCCTGCCGGAAGTCCGCCGCTTTCAAAGCCGCGGTGGCACAGCTCAATGCCGAACAGGGGTTCATTAAACCGCACTGCCCATGGACCAACGGAAAGATCGAGCGTTTCAACCGGACCTTGGCAGCCGAATGGGCCTACTCCAAGCCATTTACCAGCAACACCGAACGAGCGACGGCACTTGACCCGTGGCTGAACTACTACAACACTGAACGCATCCACACCGCCATCAAAGGCACCCCGATCATGCGAGTGTCACTAACCTGATGGCCGAGTACATCTAGCCGGTGGAGCATCTCTTTGCGCAACGCAGAAATTTCGCGTCGGAGATTTAAGCCGATCGCCAGCAATCCCGCGACCCACAGTGCGGTTTGAAATAGGGGCACCCAAGCATCCATTTTAAAACCCCTGACTTGATCATTCATGGAGGGAAGATCAGGCAAACCGAGAAGACCTGGTGCCGGCACTCACGGGACGGGCCCTGACAACGGCCACGGCTTCGGGCCGTTTGCGTTTCGCAGCCGGATGGGCTGTTCGGGCCCCTCCGTCCATGCCCTCCTTGATTCAACCTTGAGCAATTCGACACAAATCGGCACGGAATAGTACTTTTTGCGCGTTCTGCTAAGTTTTCCTCAATCGCACTTTGCGCGTTTTGGGGGAACAACATGAATAAAGGTCCTAGGGCACACCTGTCTGGTTTCGCGCGGGCGAAGCGCTTGATGTCAGTGGCCGTCAGCTCGGCGTTAGTAGCAGGGCTGCTGGTTCTGCAGCCAGGTGAACTGGCTACGGCCCAGGCGGTGGAGCCGGCCGCCGTTCAATTCGAACCCTCCGTACCGACCGACTCACCGACCCCCACGCCGAGTCCCTCGGGATCCGCCGAGGCTTCCCCGCAGTGGACAGTCTCGCCGCAAAACGACAGCGAAGCCGACCAGCGCATGCGGCCGGGCCAGTACAGCCCCAAGGCACTGTCCGTCCGGCTCACCGACGAAGCGGATCAGCCCGTGGCCGGAGTGAAGGTCACCTTCGAAGTCCGGGCGGGAGAAGCCACCTTCGACCGGAGCAACGCCAAAACCCTGGATCTGACCACCGACGCGGACGGTGTGGTGGTGGCCAACAGCCGCATCAACGCTGCGATGAGCGGGCTGCTCGCGGACAGCAGCTATGTGGGCACCATTGAAGTGGAAGCCCGTGCCGAGGGCTCGTCCTCCACCTTCGTTTTTGACCAGATCCATTCAACCGTCGCGGAAAGGCTCGAATACGTCGAGGGACGTGACCAGACCGTCCACAGCCCTTACGAAATCCTCAAGCCCCTCGTTGTGCGTGCCGTTGACGGCGACGGCAAGCCGGTTTCCGGCGCCACGGTGGAATTCACGGCCAAGAACGGTACCGCCAATTTCGGCTGGTCCTACCCCGCCACCACGTTCAGCACCGGCGACGACGGAACGGTCCGCACCAGCGACGGCGCCCAGTATTACCAGGTCCTGCGTTCCGGGATTTCTCCCGAGAGCCTGGCGGTGGATGCCGAAGTGGAAGCCCGGATTGCCGGGCTTGACCCGGTCCTTTTCACGATTCCGCTGGCACCCGTCGAGGCAGTGGAAATTATGTCCGGCGATGGCCAGGAAGTAGCCGGCGAGGACTATTTCCAGTCCCTGCAGGTCCGTGTGAAGGACAAGGACGGCACCCACCTTGGCTACCGGAATGTCAGCTTCGACATCAACGGTGAAGCCGGCTTCATGGTCAACGGCGAGGCCGGAAAATCCTTCCATGCAGTGAGCCAGTACGACGGGAGCGCCGCAGTCCCGTGGTACACGCTGCGCGCCAACCCCGGATCCAAGGCCTCGGGCACGCCGCTGGCGGTGACGGCCGCAGCCGGTACGAAAACCGCCACCTTCAACCTGAAGATTGTGAAGCAGCCGCGGGCGTGGAACCTGACCCAGGCGTATGGCGGCAACCAGACCGT
Protein-coding regions in this window:
- a CDS encoding TetR/AcrR family transcriptional regulator C-terminal domain-containing protein, which produces MARFTAPPETAAWQDDLAAFARHHRQMLHVHPWAVTPLTGHSYPGANALPIGEAALRILQQAGITGDAAVAAFSGIVALNYGWSSFVLAREAADAASGGGAVQLAPPPPEFPLTAEAAGPMNRYGSEDHYEWTLKQLLAGIEADSRR
- a CDS encoding acyltransferase; translated protein: MTSIDTEPRLARLDSLTGLRFFAAFVVLLRHTVPEIFPLPGLSELSAIGPIGVGFFFVLSGFILTWNWNPATGRGVFYGRRAARILPLHALTTVVAAALLIMADTPLWASTILSLFLLQAWFTEGYRLGGNSPSWSLSVEAFFMSCSPL
- a CDS encoding acyltransferase, which codes for MVLWHGAYVLAGRADVPFLSAFSGYTNPVYRLGEFVIGVALANAMRQGWRPRLSVSTAALVALFGYVALAALNAFVEQLTASGLPLSVLDLLYLPLTIMLVACAADSDLHGHKSIFRKPAFIRLGEWSFALYLVQAIVITVAVRVFPFGTVTWQSAVVATGVIAFSVALSGALFHWFEKPVERWLKSKLPAPKTSGRRVFAKR
- a CDS encoding SGNH/GDSL hydrolase family protein, with amino-acid sequence MGVLDQPARTQRQKYNALMPLRETCNTEGTPFSGGSSTVNATYTTDGSVSAGFTSPGVTRAFVVDTVTVTCNRSARLQIPLYETGIGGNDQQTWTVQVTPGTPVIIPVNAIIRPAVTGPSGGSTGSVRIREIYDGGSLTGVNLFAYVSGWSIADDFDYSADKVYLHIGDSITAAGTGVTAKSFEYDWLTLAYWKDKGIWVRMINKSVSGSTSVMHESRRLLGAYDFPQADVIGYSLGMNDAGQAVPVATYKTNVKNMIAWKQARYPAAKMIVYGATPAENNTTETALVALRTAASQAVTEANDPRVVYCNLGTAFDRTVASNYAGSDTPGSRVRPSNAGHAGIYAVIKTYLVANPNIKP
- a CDS encoding IS481 family transposase, with amino-acid sequence MSHANARLTVHGRFLLVERVIRDHRPVAHVAKELGVSRQCAHRWVKRFRAEAEAGLLDRSSRPHRTPSRTSAEREDAVIAARAEIRCELARLSRATGVPERTISRILARRGLPLLAACDPVTGAVIRASRSTAVRYERDYPGELIHVDVKKLGRIPDGGGWRAHGRSEKVRGRGIAFDYIHAAIDDRSRLAYAEIHPDERGATAAGFLLRAAAYFKARGIRRIERIITDNAFACRKSAAFKAAVAQLNAEQGFIKPHCPWTNGKIERFNRTLAAEWAYSKPFTSNTERATALDPWLNYYNTERIHTAIKGTPIMRVSLT